The proteins below are encoded in one region of Silene latifolia isolate original U9 population chromosome 2, ASM4854445v1, whole genome shotgun sequence:
- the LOC141629682 gene encoding protein FAR1-RELATED SEQUENCE 11-like produces the protein MICVCRSNIINLFDLTNEPEDELCESINNGEGNIDRNSFEPFVGQCFLSEEEAYLFYENFARKSGFSIRRGRFETKNEKMVRRDFFCHREGFPRVKMVEPSKEQRNRPSTRCGCNALMRITLKKSCDIFLEEWHVTQFNSHHNHQLLSPIQVRFLPSYRSISKEDEQQLLLYKNAGLSVRQIIRVMELQKNVKYGDLPFFKKDVHNFFSRKRQENLANDAMDLLEFCKSAKIENPNFQFDFTIDNENRLENIFWSPSHCFDLYQKYGDSTGFDTTYRVNLYDMIFGIFIGIDNHGRTILFGCALMRRETQATFCWLMKTFVTLMKKPPMTIITDQDPWMSEAISIEMSSTKHAYCIWHITSKFSSWFTALLRNRYSDWCSEFYRLYKLDNVDDFEQEWPLLVSKFDLQENKHVRGLYKIRRNWVPAYLRDYFFGGMTTTGRCESVNSFVKRFTSSRSCLTQLISQIDLAVEDIGQTQLHHTMLDT, from the exons ATGATTTGTGTATGTAGGTCaaatataattaatttgtttgacttgaccaatgaaccaGAAGATGAATTATGTGAGTCCATTAACAATGGAGAAGGAAATATTGATAGAAACTCTTTTGAACCCTTTGTTGGTCAATGTTTTCTAAGTGAAGAGGAGGCTTATTTGTTTTATGAGAATTTTGCTAGAAAAAGTGGGTTTTCAATTCGCAGAGGTCGGTTTGAAACTAAAAATGAAAAAATGGTTAGACGAGATTTTTTTTGTCATCGAGAAGGATTTCCGAGAGTGAAAATGGTGGAGCCTTCTAAGGAGCAGCGAAACAGACCATCAACTAGGTGTGGTTGTAACGCTCTCATGCGAATAACTCTTAAAAAGTCGTGTGACATTTTTCTTGAAGAGTGGCATGTTACCCAATTTAATTCACATCATAACCATCAACTTTTGTCACCTATTCAAGTGCGATTTCTTCCTTCTTATCGCTCCATATCTAAAGAAGATGAACAACAACTTCTGTTGTATAAAAATGCTGGTCTTTCAGTCAGGCAAATAATACGAGTGATGGAGCTTCAAAAAAATGTGAAATATGGAGATTTACCATTTTTTAAGAAAgatgttcataatttttttagCAGAAAGCGACAAGAGAATTTGGCCAATGACGCTATGGATCTTCTTGAATTTTGTAAGAGCGCTAAAATTGAGAACCCTAACTTTCAATTTGATTTTACTATTGACAATGAGAATAGGCTTGAGAATATATTTTGGTCGCCTTCTCACTGCTTTGATTTGTACCAAAAGTACGGAGATTCTACTGGGTTTGATACAACCTATAGGGTGAATTTATATGACatgatttttggtatttttattGGCATTGATAATCATGGGAGAACTATATTGTTTGGTTGTGCTCTTATGCGAAGAGAAACTCAGGCTACTTTTTGTTGGTTGATGAAG ACCTTTGTTACACTGATGAAGAAGCCGCCAATGACAATTATTACTGATCAGGATCCATGGATGTCAGAAGCAATCTCCATAGAAATGTCATCTACAAAACACGCTTATTGCATATGGCATATTACATCTAAATTTTCTTCTTGGTTTACGGCTCTTCTTAGAAATCGATATTCGGATTGGTGTTCTGAGTTTTATAGACTTTATAAATTGGACAATGTCGATGATTTCGAACAAGAGTGGCCTCTTCTGGTATCAAAGTTTGATTTAcaagaaaataagcatgtgcgtGGTTTATATAAGATCAGGCGAAATTGGGTGCCAGCTTACCTTCGTGATTATTTTTTTGGTGGTATGACCACAACAGGAAGATGTGAGAGTGTCAACAGTTTTGTTAAACGATTTACATCTTCACGGTCATGTTTGACTCAACTTATTAGCCAG ATTGATCTAGCAGTTGAGGATATTGGGCAAACTCAACTACACCATACCATGTTGGATACATAA